In one Desulfovermiculus halophilus DSM 18834 genomic region, the following are encoded:
- a CDS encoding NFACT RNA binding domain-containing protein has translation MEANFFRFFAHHVGHGLTGKRVEKVYIPVPGVWTMKLGSRQHLICAASKRGHALFISSHKPSNPRNPPAEVGWWRKRIQGRRIVAWTVDWPSRRLALGLDTAPASWVILSLDAGLTWVHELDSGFGRDPEWPSWDEIMTQPRVFRRYPQISPPLRHTLSALDEQKGRELLTFLQSTAPAEVFTWARSAQVQSKDWLVPWSIPSSLFHRFSSIESYRDPVQAAEDYGWRVLECMDRDQEETRTQTAREEKKLRKQLSRIAADEDRLRDMIERRKQAELIKSNLYCIDPEEKTGSLVLEDEDRGLHSLSLDQRLSIRENMERWFKQAKKGARGLPQVAARRRQIEDSLAALHAGGRKAEAIDSPVQSEVRPAARSGAKAKDSLEAAHIQRYRSSDGYAILRGKNSRANHHLLTRVARPHDLWFHAAHGPGAHVVVRRPGPAGEIPESSLWEAAGIAALRSHFSGADTAEVMCAEVKHVTPVKGAGPGQVTVREVLQTYRIKLDPELEKRLRP, from the coding sequence ATGGAGGCAAATTTTTTTCGGTTTTTTGCCCACCACGTGGGACATGGCCTGACAGGAAAACGGGTGGAGAAGGTCTATATACCTGTGCCCGGTGTCTGGACCATGAAGCTCGGTTCCAGACAGCATCTGATATGTGCGGCCTCCAAGCGCGGGCATGCCCTTTTTATCTCCTCTCATAAGCCCTCCAATCCCCGGAATCCGCCGGCAGAGGTCGGCTGGTGGCGGAAACGGATCCAGGGCCGCAGGATCGTGGCTTGGACAGTGGACTGGCCGTCACGGCGCCTGGCCCTAGGGCTGGATACAGCTCCGGCCTCCTGGGTCATCCTCAGCCTGGACGCCGGCCTGACCTGGGTGCACGAGCTGGACTCCGGTTTTGGGCGCGATCCTGAATGGCCGTCCTGGGATGAAATAATGACCCAGCCTCGAGTTTTCCGCCGGTATCCTCAGATCTCCCCCCCGTTACGACACACCTTGTCTGCCCTGGATGAACAGAAAGGCCGCGAGCTGTTGACTTTCCTTCAGTCCACCGCCCCTGCGGAGGTGTTTACTTGGGCCAGGTCTGCGCAGGTGCAGTCCAAAGACTGGCTTGTCCCCTGGTCGATCCCATCCAGTCTTTTCCACCGGTTCTCCAGTATAGAAAGCTACAGGGATCCAGTCCAGGCAGCTGAAGACTATGGGTGGAGGGTGCTGGAGTGCATGGACCGAGATCAGGAGGAGACCAGGACGCAAACCGCGCGGGAGGAAAAAAAACTGCGCAAGCAGCTGTCCAGGATCGCTGCCGACGAAGACAGGCTGCGGGATATGATTGAGCGCAGGAAACAGGCCGAACTGATCAAAAGCAATCTGTACTGCATAGATCCGGAAGAAAAAACCGGAAGCCTGGTCCTGGAAGATGAAGACCGCGGGTTGCATTCCCTGAGCTTGGATCAGCGTCTGAGCATACGGGAAAACATGGAACGCTGGTTCAAGCAGGCCAAGAAGGGGGCCCGGGGGCTGCCTCAGGTTGCCGCCAGGCGGCGGCAGATCGAGGATTCCCTGGCTGCTTTGCATGCCGGCGGCAGGAAGGCAGAGGCAATCGACAGCCCGGTTCAATCCGAAGTCCGGCCTGCGGCTCGGAGCGGGGCCAAGGCAAAGGACTCGCTTGAGGCTGCACACATACAGCGCTATCGAAGCAGCGACGGGTATGCCATTCTCAGGGGAAAGAACAGCCGGGCCAATCACCATCTCTTGACCCGGGTTGCCCGGCCTCACGATCTGTGGTTTCATGCGGCCCACGGCCCAGGGGCCCATGTAGTTGTCCGCCGGCCGGGTCCGGCCGGTGAAATCCCGGAATCCAGCCTTTGGGAAGCTGCCGGTATTGCTGCTCTGCGCAGCCATTTTTCCGGGGCGGACACGGCGGAGGTCATGTGCGCCGAGGTCAAGCACGTTACCCCGGTAAAGGGCGCGGGCCCGGGGCAGGTGACCGTACGCGAAGTGCTGCAGACCTACAGAATCAAATTGGATCCTGAACTCGAAAAGCGGCTGCGGCCCTGA
- the dksA gene encoding RNA polymerase-binding protein DksA — MKQSDIQYFRNVLEKMLEEIQEKGQSTIDDMSGSAQVYADPADRASQESDQFFTLRLRDRDRKLISKVNAALERIEDGTYGVCEECGEEISIPRLKARPVTTLCIHCKSQQEEDERLGQK, encoded by the coding sequence ATGAAACAGAGCGATATTCAATATTTTCGAAATGTTTTGGAAAAAATGCTTGAGGAGATCCAGGAAAAGGGGCAGAGTACCATTGACGATATGTCCGGATCGGCCCAAGTCTATGCCGACCCTGCAGACAGGGCATCCCAGGAATCGGATCAGTTTTTCACCCTCCGGCTGCGGGACAGGGACCGCAAGCTGATCAGTAAAGTCAATGCCGCACTGGAGCGGATTGAAGACGGGACATACGGAGTCTGCGAGGAGTGCGGCGAAGAGATCAGTATTCCCAGACTCAAGGCCCGTCCGGTAACAACCCTGTGCATTCACTGCAAGAGCCAGCAAGAGGAAGATGAACGTTTGGGACAGAAATGA
- a CDS encoding YcaO-like family protein: protein MLQHPSCTKGYTRDLDKAVSPEQTVRHIRSVLARTGHHLLERTRRVDTGRLGIPVYMSICGSKAREIMPTRKQMGKGASAAQAEASALMEFIERYSLFSFLARTGERGKGAQLTWSQAEDRFGPSLIPVQEILGSVQEERPSSEAVQIMDLVPWDFCPASDLHTGQEVVLPLNWFQTINEFNGSSAGNTDVESALQGLCELIERHVCAEINAQCPELPSIDPKTMTDPVLKDLLAAFDRNGIVVWLKDFSLGLDVPTVGVLAYDPATFPHSSEIVFTAGTATSPEKAAIRALTEVAQLGGDFESGSRYEPSGLPKPKTLDQCAWLRRGRAVPITALPDISHPDMGVELSRVAKVLAQHKYPVYIVRTTDPDLQIPAHYSIVPGFGFRERSTHASLGLFVGRILAEQQPEDLAEHGLRVLQDLYPQGHFLPFFQGILALRQERFSQALDAFSRAEDIQPTAQDKAFAAFYQAFCLSREAQWDRIKPHLDRAIQGAPDVHAFYNLRGVGAFKTGRYEQAAEDFRSALELDPGSAMDLVNLGLCLKRAGQIHEALSCLQAGLELDPGMETARAELEELLAGKQDREPG, encoded by the coding sequence ATGTTACAGCACCCTTCATGCACCAAAGGATACACCCGGGATCTGGATAAGGCCGTTTCTCCGGAACAGACGGTCAGGCACATCCGCTCCGTTTTGGCCCGAACCGGTCACCACCTGCTGGAACGGACCAGACGGGTGGATACCGGGCGCCTGGGAATCCCAGTGTATATGTCCATATGCGGCTCCAAGGCCCGGGAGATCATGCCCACACGCAAGCAGATGGGCAAGGGAGCCTCAGCGGCCCAGGCTGAGGCCTCGGCTTTGATGGAGTTCATCGAGCGCTACAGTCTGTTCTCTTTCCTGGCCCGGACCGGGGAAAGGGGCAAAGGCGCACAGTTGACCTGGTCCCAGGCTGAGGACAGATTCGGCCCCTCCCTGATCCCGGTGCAAGAGATCCTCGGTTCGGTGCAGGAAGAACGCCCCTCCTCAGAGGCTGTCCAGATCATGGACCTTGTGCCCTGGGATTTTTGTCCGGCCTCTGACCTGCATACCGGGCAGGAGGTCGTCCTCCCCCTGAACTGGTTTCAGACCATCAATGAATTCAATGGGTCTTCTGCTGGCAACACCGACGTGGAGTCTGCGCTGCAGGGGCTGTGCGAGCTTATTGAGCGCCACGTCTGTGCCGAAATCAATGCCCAATGCCCTGAGCTTCCGAGCATAGACCCTAAGACCATGACCGATCCGGTGCTCAAGGACCTCCTGGCGGCCTTTGACCGCAACGGGATTGTGGTCTGGCTCAAGGATTTCAGCCTGGGACTTGATGTACCCACAGTCGGGGTCCTGGCCTATGACCCGGCTACATTTCCGCACTCCAGCGAAATCGTCTTTACTGCCGGAACAGCCACCTCTCCGGAAAAGGCAGCGATCAGGGCCTTGACCGAGGTGGCCCAGCTCGGCGGGGACTTTGAGAGCGGAAGCCGCTACGAGCCATCCGGACTGCCCAAGCCGAAGACCCTGGATCAGTGCGCTTGGCTGCGGCGCGGCCGGGCCGTCCCCATCACCGCCCTTCCGGACATCAGTCACCCGGACATGGGGGTCGAGCTCTCCAGGGTGGCTAAGGTCCTTGCCCAGCACAAATATCCAGTCTACATTGTGCGTACAACTGATCCGGATCTTCAGATCCCCGCCCATTACTCCATCGTTCCCGGTTTCGGTTTCCGTGAACGCAGCACCCATGCCAGTCTTGGACTTTTCGTGGGCCGGATTCTGGCTGAGCAGCAGCCCGAAGACCTAGCTGAACACGGGTTGCGGGTCCTGCAGGACCTCTATCCTCAGGGACATTTTCTGCCGTTTTTTCAGGGCATATTGGCATTGCGCCAGGAACGGTTTTCACAAGCCCTGGATGCCTTCTCCCGGGCCGAAGACATCCAGCCCACAGCCCAGGATAAGGCCTTTGCCGCCTTTTATCAGGCCTTCTGCCTCAGCCGGGAGGCACAGTGGGACCGGATAAAGCCGCATCTCGACCGGGCCATCCAGGGCGCCCCGGATGTACATGCCTTCTACAACCTGCGCGGCGTCGGAGCCTTTAAGACCGGCCGGTATGAACAGGCCGCCGAGGACTTCCGGTCCGCCCTGGAGCTGGATCCTGGCTCAGCCATGGACCTGGTCAACCTTGGCCTGTGCCTGAAGAGGGCGGGGCAGATCCACGAGGCCCTCTCCTGTCTGCAGGCGGGGCTGGAGCTCGATCCGGGTATGGAGACCGCCCGCGCCGAACTGGAAGAACTCCTGGCCGGAAAGCAGGACAGGGAGCCAGGGTGA
- a CDS encoding TusE/DsrC/DsvC family sulfur relay protein — MATVEFKGKTFEIDEDGFLQSFDDWSPEWVDYVKESEGIKELTDEHRKVIDFLQDYYKKNGIAPMVRILSKVTGFKLKKIYELFPSGPGKGACKMAGLPKPTGCV, encoded by the coding sequence ATGGCAACTGTCGAGTTCAAAGGAAAAACATTCGAAATTGACGAAGACGGCTTCTTGCAGAGCTTTGATGACTGGAGCCCTGAGTGGGTGGACTATGTAAAGGAATCCGAAGGCATCAAGGAACTCACTGATGAGCACCGCAAGGTCATCGATTTCTTGCAGGACTACTACAAGAAAAACGGTATTGCCCCCATGGTCCGCATCCTGTCCAAAGTGACCGGCTTCAAGCTGAAGAAAATCTACGAGCTTTTCCCCTCCGGTCCTGGCAAGGGCGCCTGCAAGATGGCCGGCTTGCCCAAACCCACCGGATGTGTCTAA
- the rsmD gene encoding 16S rRNA (guanine(966)-N(2))-methyltransferase RsmD: MSVRIAAGRYKGQVVTTVSGPGYRPAMDKVRQALFSMLESRGAFGEEMRVLDLFAGSGSLGLEALSRGASEVWFVEHSQKAVRALRETLARLQVPKRQFRIVAGKVAPALRRPPDTPFDLVLVDPPYGHGLLMPVLEGLLDRAWLSGSGCIAAEVEAELTLDDLPGLTLEVNRTYGQTRIGVWKAQSRRPQSIPEPSTP; the protein is encoded by the coding sequence ATGAGCGTACGCATTGCAGCCGGGCGGTATAAAGGGCAGGTGGTAACAACGGTTTCCGGTCCTGGATATCGTCCGGCTATGGACAAGGTCCGTCAGGCCCTGTTTTCCATGCTGGAGTCCCGGGGGGCGTTTGGGGAGGAGATGCGGGTGCTGGACCTGTTCGCCGGCAGCGGGAGCCTCGGATTGGAGGCCTTGAGCCGGGGGGCCTCGGAGGTCTGGTTTGTTGAACACTCGCAAAAGGCCGTCCGGGCCTTGCGGGAAACCCTCGCCAGGCTTCAGGTGCCCAAGCGACAGTTTCGGATCGTCGCCGGCAAGGTGGCTCCAGCTCTCCGCCGCCCGCCGGACACGCCCTTTGATCTTGTTTTAGTGGATCCTCCCTACGGACACGGTTTGCTCATGCCTGTCTTGGAAGGTCTGCTGGATCGAGCCTGGCTGAGCGGGTCTGGGTGTATCGCGGCCGAAGTCGAAGCCGAGCTGACCCTGGACGATCTGCCCGGACTCACCCTTGAAGTGAACCGAACCTATGGCCAAACAAGGATAGGTGTATGGAAAGCCCAAAGCCGAAGACCGCAGTCTATCCCGGAACCTTCGACCCCCTGA
- a CDS encoding twin-arginine translocase TatA/TatE family subunit: MFGIGIPELIIILAIVLVIFGANKLPEIGAGMGKAIRNFKKASDEPDEIDISSPQSKSSSSKEDNTHHSS, encoded by the coding sequence ATGTTCGGAATCGGCATCCCGGAACTCATTATCATCCTGGCCATTGTCCTGGTCATCTTTGGTGCAAACAAGCTGCCGGAAATAGGGGCCGGCATGGGAAAGGCGATACGCAATTTCAAGAAGGCTTCGGACGAGCCGGATGAAATCGACATCTCCTCGCCCCAATCCAAGTCCTCTTCCTCGAAGGAAGACAACACACACCATTCCTCCTGA
- a CDS encoding molybdenum cofactor biosynthesis protein MoaE, with product MDLSTALTELKQEPGFSDQVGMVLIHNGVVRGHSRESKDTVASLRVTPDQDRIEALRREYEARPGIFRILVQANQGDFQPGQDLLFIIVAGDIRENVHPVLSELLNRIKSEAMHKVET from the coding sequence ATGGATCTGAGTACAGCGCTGACAGAGCTCAAGCAGGAGCCGGGATTTTCGGATCAGGTCGGAATGGTCTTGATCCACAACGGCGTGGTTCGTGGACATTCCAGGGAAAGCAAAGACACGGTCGCTTCCCTGCGGGTCACTCCGGATCAGGACCGGATCGAGGCCCTGCGCAGGGAGTATGAGGCCCGGCCCGGCATATTCCGCATCCTGGTCCAGGCCAACCAGGGCGACTTCCAGCCCGGCCAGGATCTGCTGTTTATCATTGTCGCCGGCGACATCCGGGAAAACGTCCATCCTGTGCTGTCTGAGCTTTTAAACCGCATCAAGTCCGAGGCCATGCACAAAGTCGAAACCTGA
- a CDS encoding glycosyltransferase family 2 protein — translation MHKIAASPLISVIIPTYNRAGTLRRAMDSVLRQTHPNLELVVVDDGSEDATGEIVSGISDPRVTVLAQPHQGVAAARNTGISAASGEYIALLDSDDTWEPDKLTAQLAFTRNGGWEITQTEEVWIRNGRRVNPGMRHRKPSGWIFAPSLELCLVSPSSVLISRACWEAAGPFDSRLVACEDYDLWLRCALRYPVGLVPRKLVTRYAGHPDQLSARIIGLDLYRIMSLCTLLCTEELSPEQRSLAEYQLGLKGRRYVQGCLKRAKDEEARRIVNMASRAGVDLFDPVSG, via the coding sequence ATGCACAAGATTGCTGCTTCTCCTCTCATATCAGTAATCATACCCACCTACAACCGGGCCGGCACCCTGCGGCGGGCGATGGATTCTGTGCTCCGGCAGACCCATCCCAATCTGGAGCTTGTGGTGGTCGACGACGGATCGGAGGATGCAACGGGCGAGATTGTATCCGGGATATCCGATCCCAGGGTCACGGTCCTGGCCCAGCCCCATCAAGGAGTGGCTGCTGCCAGAAATACAGGCATCAGTGCGGCCTCAGGGGAGTATATCGCCCTCCTGGACTCCGACGACACATGGGAACCGGACAAGCTGACAGCCCAACTGGCATTCACCCGCAACGGGGGGTGGGAGATAACCCAGACCGAAGAGGTCTGGATCCGGAATGGGCGGCGGGTCAATCCGGGAATGCGCCACCGCAAGCCCAGCGGATGGATCTTTGCCCCCTCCCTGGAGCTGTGCCTGGTCAGCCCCTCCAGCGTCCTTATCAGCCGTGCGTGCTGGGAGGCGGCCGGCCCTTTTGATTCGAGGCTAGTGGCTTGCGAGGACTACGACCTCTGGCTGCGCTGTGCTCTGCGGTATCCGGTCGGCCTGGTTCCCCGGAAGCTGGTCACCCGGTATGCAGGTCACCCAGACCAGTTGTCGGCTCGGATTATCGGTTTGGATCTGTACAGAATCATGAGCCTGTGCACGCTGCTGTGCACAGAAGAGCTGAGTCCGGAACAGAGATCATTGGCAGAATATCAGCTTGGGCTGAAGGGGCGAAGATATGTGCAGGGGTGCCTGAAGCGGGCTAAGGATGAGGAAGCGCGGCGGATCGTGAATATGGCCTCCCGGGCCGGGGTGGATCTCTTCGACCCGGTCTCGGGCTGA
- a CDS encoding response regulator, which translates to MQTSQAEHWAVLLLDPDDGHAGHVRELLEAQGLEVVWVKRHLSGLSALDEQDFSLVLASVEGQDVDGLEFCSLLARRQERRSKGVPLVLLMGRERHREALAATDPAGKDYLVEPCLDAEIVWRVMHNLPGRGKASAEGGFADWILTSRELASVLDQEVSRSSRNSDGFGLVMIKLTGWPLLSMDYGPAGALVVEDIIVRRIQDLVRVYDRLFRIEQGRFAVLLPQASLDGIRGFMHRIYSALSHILHTEAFAQDELEALCIQGLRVQTDRCSRPHARSVRELHRFILNQARSEPNRPGLVQVTLNADGLTLDHEIGRDVES; encoded by the coding sequence ATGCAGACATCCCAGGCGGAACATTGGGCCGTGCTTCTTCTCGATCCTGACGACGGACATGCCGGTCATGTCCGGGAGCTGCTGGAGGCACAGGGCTTGGAAGTGGTCTGGGTCAAACGGCACCTCTCCGGGCTGTCTGCCCTGGACGAGCAGGACTTTTCCCTGGTCCTGGCCTCGGTGGAAGGTCAGGATGTGGACGGCCTTGAGTTCTGCTCCCTCCTGGCCCGCAGGCAGGAACGGAGAAGCAAGGGGGTCCCGCTCGTTCTGCTCATGGGCCGGGAACGGCACAGAGAAGCCCTGGCTGCCACCGATCCGGCGGGGAAGGACTATCTGGTGGAGCCCTGTCTGGATGCCGAGATAGTCTGGCGGGTTATGCACAACCTGCCGGGCAGAGGCAAAGCTTCAGCTGAGGGCGGCTTTGCGGATTGGATCCTGACCAGCCGGGAGCTTGCATCTGTACTAGATCAGGAGGTCAGCCGAAGCAGCAGGAATTCAGACGGCTTCGGGCTGGTGATGATAAAGCTTACTGGCTGGCCGCTTTTATCCATGGACTATGGACCGGCCGGAGCCCTGGTGGTGGAAGATATTATTGTCCGACGGATTCAGGACCTGGTCCGGGTCTACGATCGCCTTTTTCGTATTGAACAGGGCCGATTTGCAGTGCTCCTGCCCCAGGCGTCTTTGGACGGGATCCGGGGATTCATGCACCGGATATACAGTGCGTTGTCGCACATCCTGCACACCGAGGCCTTTGCCCAGGACGAGCTGGAAGCCTTGTGCATCCAAGGCCTGCGGGTTCAGACCGACAGGTGTTCCAGACCTCATGCCCGGAGCGTACGCGAGCTGCACAGGTTTATACTCAATCAAGCCAGGTCGGAACCAAACAGACCGGGACTGGTTCAGGTCACCCTGAACGCCGATGGACTGACCTTGGACCATGAAATCGGCCGGGATGTGGAGTCATGA
- a CDS encoding class I SAM-dependent methyltransferase: MPTPTNPALSSGARLDDLLSLAKSKYPVEFETIGIGDVQLRVLQIKDMEAYIEQLAASSGTQDGLELPFWAKIWPTSMLLSHILSTCGVNGLNVLELGAGIGVCGMVAACMGARVTLTDCHPDALLFARINVMKNDLEDRIQLADVDFTTDRMPQRFERIIGSEILYRESTYSPLVQFLDSHLTPEGEILLAKSHIFRSQGFYALAEKTFNLQEKSLGYKETSPHSNEPERHVCRILRMTRK; encoded by the coding sequence ATGCCCACACCCACCAATCCGGCTTTATCCTCCGGTGCCAGACTCGACGACCTGCTGAGCCTGGCCAAGTCCAAGTACCCCGTGGAGTTCGAGACCATAGGCATCGGGGATGTGCAACTACGCGTCCTCCAGATCAAGGACATGGAGGCCTATATCGAACAGCTGGCTGCCTCCTCCGGAACACAGGATGGTCTGGAGCTGCCGTTTTGGGCCAAGATCTGGCCCACGTCCATGCTGCTCAGTCATATCCTGAGCACCTGCGGAGTCAACGGCCTGAATGTTCTGGAGCTCGGGGCCGGAATCGGAGTCTGCGGCATGGTGGCCGCCTGCATGGGGGCCCGGGTGACCTTGACAGATTGTCACCCCGACGCCTTGCTCTTCGCCCGCATCAACGTCATGAAGAACGACTTGGAGGACAGGATTCAGCTGGCCGATGTCGACTTCACCACTGACCGCATGCCTCAGCGCTTCGAGCGTATAATCGGGTCTGAAATCCTGTACCGGGAATCCACCTACAGCCCCCTGGTCCAGTTCCTGGACAGCCACCTGACCCCGGAAGGTGAAATCCTGCTGGCCAAGAGCCATATATTCCGGTCCCAGGGATTTTACGCCCTGGCGGAAAAGACCTTCAACCTTCAGGAGAAGTCCCTGGGGTACAAGGAAACATCGCCGCATTCCAATGAACCGGAACGGCATGTGTGCCGCATCCTGCGCATGACCAGAAAATAG
- the coaD gene encoding pantetheine-phosphate adenylyltransferase, whose amino-acid sequence MESPKPKTAVYPGTFDPLTNGHVSIVRRGLDVFDTIVLAIAKDTPKQPLFPLEERVVMAEEVFAHFPQVVVEPFSGLLVEYVDNRGAQVVLRGLRAISDFEYEFQMALMNRRLKRDVHTLFMMTDYKWLFTSSSIIKETVSLGGDVQGLVPEPVWLRLRKKYAVQ is encoded by the coding sequence ATGGAAAGCCCAAAGCCGAAGACCGCAGTCTATCCCGGAACCTTCGACCCCCTGACCAATGGACATGTGAGCATTGTCCGCCGCGGCCTGGATGTTTTTGATACCATCGTTTTGGCCATTGCCAAGGATACACCGAAACAGCCCCTGTTTCCCCTTGAGGAGCGGGTTGTTATGGCCGAAGAGGTGTTTGCCCATTTTCCCCAGGTGGTGGTGGAGCCCTTCAGCGGACTGCTGGTGGAGTATGTGGACAATCGGGGGGCACAGGTTGTTCTTCGCGGGTTGCGGGCCATCTCTGATTTTGAGTACGAGTTCCAAATGGCCCTGATGAACCGCCGCCTGAAGAGGGATGTGCACACCTTGTTCATGATGACTGATTATAAATGGCTGTTTACCAGCTCTTCGATCATCAAGGAGACCGTCAGTCTGGGGGGGGACGTGCAGGGGCTGGTCCCGGAGCCTGTCTGGCTTCGTCTGCGGAAGAAGTATGCGGTTCAATAG
- the miaA gene encoding tRNA (adenosine(37)-N6)-dimethylallyltransferase MiaA, which produces MAAHSVPQILCLIGPTGTGKSSLALQIAERAGAEIVNCDSRQVYADFPCITAQPSDRDRSRCAHHLYGFLPTEEAIDAGRFIALARPVLEDIHSRGRLPLLVGGTGLYLKALIYGLAPIPEIPSEIRERIEAECKELGPEALHRRLQEVDPESADRLHFRDRQRIARALEVVAATGKSLTWWLRTYPCDQPRYSALKVGLWTDLEDLTPLLKARIGRMLDRGAMQEVEAAWKGCSDEHAPGWSGIGCWELLQVFLGRWSQAEAESVWVKNTRAYAKRQLTWFKKEQDVQWVQPGDVPGFFNSRLWEKVCGLMTE; this is translated from the coding sequence ATGGCTGCACATTCTGTTCCCCAGATCCTGTGCCTGATCGGTCCCACCGGTACAGGCAAGAGCTCCCTGGCCCTGCAGATTGCGGAGCGGGCTGGTGCCGAGATCGTGAATTGCGATTCAAGGCAGGTCTATGCCGATTTTCCGTGCATTACCGCCCAGCCCTCGGACCGGGACCGGTCCCGGTGCGCGCATCATCTCTACGGGTTTTTGCCCACTGAAGAAGCGATTGATGCCGGGCGGTTTATTGCTCTGGCCCGGCCGGTTCTGGAGGATATCCATTCCCGGGGCAGGCTGCCTCTCCTGGTGGGGGGGACCGGACTCTATTTGAAGGCATTGATCTATGGGTTGGCGCCGATTCCGGAGATCCCCTCCGAAATACGTGAGCGGATCGAGGCCGAATGCAAAGAGCTGGGGCCTGAAGCCCTGCACCGCAGACTGCAGGAAGTGGATCCGGAATCTGCTGATCGGCTCCATTTCAGGGACAGGCAGCGCATTGCCCGGGCCCTGGAGGTTGTTGCGGCTACCGGAAAATCCCTGACCTGGTGGCTTCGAACGTATCCCTGTGATCAGCCCAGGTATTCCGCCTTGAAAGTGGGCCTGTGGACCGATCTGGAGGACTTGACCCCCCTGCTCAAGGCGCGGATCGGCAGGATGCTGGACAGGGGGGCCATGCAGGAGGTGGAGGCTGCCTGGAAGGGATGTTCAGATGAGCATGCCCCGGGATGGTCCGGTATCGGCTGCTGGGAGCTTTTGCAGGTTTTTTTGGGCCGCTGGTCCCAGGCTGAGGCCGAATCCGTCTGGGTGAAAAATACCCGGGCCTACGCCAAGCGGCAGCTGACCTGGTTTAAAAAAGAGCAGGATGTTCAATGGGTTCAGCCCGGAGATGTCCCCGGGTTCTTCAATTCCCGGCTCTGGGAGAAGGTATGCGGGCTGATGACGGAGTAA